A window of Ipomoea triloba cultivar NCNSP0323 chromosome 2, ASM357664v1 contains these coding sequences:
- the LOC116010356 gene encoding protein indeterminate-domain 7-like, protein MMMKGLVIQQPHSALDQENMSNLTSASGEASLSDTNGGIYPQQQQVFGSQPVKKKRNQPGNPDPDAEVIALSPKTLMATNRFVCEICNKGFQRDQNLQLHRRGHNLPWKLKQRSNKEVRKKVYVCPEPSCVHHEPSRALGDLTGIKKHFCRKHGEKKWKCDKCSKRYAVQSDWKAHSKTCGTREYRCDCGTLFSRRDSFITHRAFCDALAEESARRVMTGGSQIHPSQPGCSSASNINLQFPAFQAFPPPQIGGHGDHSPSPAFPSVKKEQQNYNGGGFNLRPEIPPWLITCQPLVGATHGPPPPLFHPGGLEFHHEFTQMAQNPNPNLGGGPTLPPFHQTASSPQISATALLQKAAQMGATGIGSGTASSVAPPMLMIGAHTAHVSADQANNLSSRDTARDDVISDNNGLPIKSSSAAAPPSHGGAFLHDITAAATSFSSSTTDPHGFDASSFEDPFGGIGGANDDMTKDFLGLRPLSHSDIFNITSLVDNPASDHHHHHHHHQPQVQKAWPS, encoded by the exons atgatgatgaaaggTCTGGTAATTCAGCAGCCACATTCAGCTTTGGATCAAGAAAACATGTCTAATCTCACTTCTGCCTCTGGTGAAGCTTCTCTTTCTGACACTAATGGCGGCATCTATCCCCAGCAACAACAGGTCTTTGGGTCTCAACCAGTCAAGAAGAAGAGAAACCAACCAGGAAATCCAG ACCCCGATGCAGAAGTGATAGCTTTATCACCCAAGACTCTGATGGCGACCAACAGATTTGTGTGCGAAATCTGCAACAAAGGGTTTCAGCGGGACCAGAACCTGCAACTTCACAGAAGGGGTCACAATCTGCCATGGAAGCTGAAGCAGAGAAGCAACAAGGAGGTGAGGAAGAAGGTGTATGTGTGCCCAGAGCCCAGCTGTGTCCACCATGAACCATCCAGGGCCCTGGGTGACCTCACTGGGATCAAGAAACACTTTTGCAGAAAGCATGGGGAGAAGAAGTGGAAATGTGACAAGTGCTCAAAGAGATATGCAGTTCAATCTGACTGGAAAGCTCACTCCAAAACCTGTGGCACAAGAGAATACAGATGTGACTGTGGAACCCTTTTCTCCAG GAGAGATAGTTTTATAACGCACAGAGCTTTCTGTGATGCATTAGCGGAAGAGAGTGCAAGAAGAGTCATGACTGGGGGGAGTCAAATTCATCCCTCTCAGCCCGGTTGTTCATCGGCGTCCAATATAAACTTACAGTTTCCGGCCTTTCAGGCGTTTCCGCCGCCGCAGATCGGTGGCCATGGCGACCACTCTCCGTCGCCGGCATTTCCTTCCGTAAAAAAGGAGCAGCAAAATTATAACGGCGGCGGGTTCAATCTGAGGCCGGAAATTCCGCCGTGGCTGATCACGTGTCAGCCGTTGGTGGGGGCCACACACGGACCTCCGCCGCCGCTGTTCCATCCCGGCGGGTTGGAATTCCACCATGAATTCACGCAGATGGCGCAGAACCCAAACCCTAATCTCGGGGGTGGGCCCACGCTACCGCCTTTCCATCAAACGGCGTCGTCTCCGCAAATCTCTGCCACTGCATTGCTGCAGAAAGCCGCTCAGATGGGCGCCACCGGCATTGGCAGCGGCACGGCCAGTTCAGTGGCCCCACCCATGCTGATGATCGGGGCCCACACCGCTCACGTGTCTGCCGATCAAGCCAATAATTTGTCGTCACGTGACACTGCTAGGGACGACGTTATCAGTGATAATAATGGATTGCCGATTAAATCTTCCTCCGCCGCTGCACCGCCGTCTCACGGCGGCGCTTTTCTCCACGACATCACCGCCGCCGCCACCTCGTTCTCGTCCTCCACCACCGATCCTCACGGCTTCGACGCCTCCAGCTTCGAAGACCCCTTCGGCGGCATTGGCGGCGCAAACGACGATATGACGAAGGATTTCCTGGGATTAAGGCCTCTCTCTCACTCCGACATTTTCAACATTACTTCTCTCGTGGATAACCCTGCCAGTgatcatcaccatcaccatcatcatcatcaacctcAAGTTCAAAAGGCTTGGCCTAGCTAA